One Setaria viridis chromosome 5, Setaria_viridis_v4.0, whole genome shotgun sequence genomic region harbors:
- the LOC117856798 gene encoding uncharacterized protein isoform X1: MEINEVRDQDLLVDLEKGNCLPPREDNNGMKINSMAGHAKTMLHGSWDDLVALKEDKSHHISGCSSHCRDSIVKSGESMTSEGEIKVGLLDKSAGDKEKKKWSKKPPRPPRPPTASPLDPADQKLISELSELAVLKRARIERMKALKKMKNSKPASSIGNLVALIITVIFCFFILWQGVFSRHGASISFHRPFVSSAGTRGGLISIQFYKKNVTVISTHISSAALKCDIPFYVILHAILLTVIPCCKLSRVDMMV, translated from the exons ATGGAGATAAATGAAGTACGTGACCAAGATTTGCTGGTTGACTTGGAGAAAGGCAACTGCTTGCCACCCAGGGAGGACAATAATGGGATGAAGATTAATTCAATGGCTGGACATGCAAAGACAATGCTGCATGGCTCATGGGATGATCTTGTAGCACTGAAGGAGGATAAGAGTCACCACATATCTGGCTGCTCTTCACACTGTCGAGATTCAATTGTTAAAAGTGGAGAGTCTATGACATCTGAAGGGGAGATTAAGGTTGGGCTTTTGGATAAATCAGCTGGcgataaggaaaagaaaaaatggtCCAAGAAGCCACCACGACCTCCAAGACCACCAACTGCTTCACCATTAGATCCAGCTGATCAGAAGCTCATTAGTGAACTATCTGAGCTTGCGGTGTTAAAGAGGGCTAGGATTGAGCGTATGAAGgcgttgaagaagatgaagaattCCAAACCAGCATCTTCCATCGGGAACCTGGTAGCTTTGATTATTACCGTTATCTTCTGCTTCTTCATCCTTTGGCAAG GGGTTTTCTCAAGGCATGGGGCGAGCATAAGCTTCCACAGGCCATTTGTATCATCAGCTGGAACACGTGGTGGTCTTATCTCCATTCAGTTTTACAAGAAGAATGTCACAGTTATCAGCACCCACATTTCCTCTGCAGCTCTAAAGTGCGACATCCCTTTCTATGTGATCTTGCATGCTATATTGCTCACAGTAATACCATGTTGTAAATTATCACGAGTTGATATGATGGTTTAA
- the LOC117856798 gene encoding uncharacterized protein isoform X2 produces the protein MEINEVRDQDLLVDLEKGNCLPPREDNNGMKINSMAGHAKTMLHGSWDDLVALKEDKSHHISGCSSHCRDSIVKSGESMTSEGEIKVGLLDKSAGDKEKKKWSKKPPRPPRPPTASPLDPADQKLISELSELAVLKRARIERMKALKKMKNSKPASSIGNLVALIITVIFCFFILWQDMNIFSYKLRTNPNIAIFWGGESI, from the exons ATGGAGATAAATGAAGTACGTGACCAAGATTTGCTGGTTGACTTGGAGAAAGGCAACTGCTTGCCACCCAGGGAGGACAATAATGGGATGAAGATTAATTCAATGGCTGGACATGCAAAGACAATGCTGCATGGCTCATGGGATGATCTTGTAGCACTGAAGGAGGATAAGAGTCACCACATATCTGGCTGCTCTTCACACTGTCGAGATTCAATTGTTAAAAGTGGAGAGTCTATGACATCTGAAGGGGAGATTAAGGTTGGGCTTTTGGATAAATCAGCTGGcgataaggaaaagaaaaaatggtCCAAGAAGCCACCACGACCTCCAAGACCACCAACTGCTTCACCATTAGATCCAGCTGATCAGAAGCTCATTAGTGAACTATCTGAGCTTGCGGTGTTAAAGAGGGCTAGGATTGAGCGTATGAAGgcgttgaagaagatgaagaattCCAAACCAGCATCTTCCATCGGGAACCTGGTAGCTTTGATTATTACCGTTATCTTCTGCTTCTTCATCCTTTGGCAAG ACATGAATATTTTTTCCTATAAACTTAGGACAAACCCAAATATAGCTATATTTTGGGGCGGAGAAAGTATTTGA
- the LOC117856798 gene encoding uncharacterized protein isoform X3, giving the protein MEINEVRDQDLLVDLEKGNCLPPREDNNGMKINSMAGHAKTMLHGSWDDLVALKEDKSHHISGCSSHCRDSIVKSGESMTSEGEIKVGLLDKSAGDKEKKKWSKKPPRPPRPPTASPLDPADQKLISELSELAVLKRARIERMKALKKMKNSKPASSIGNLVALIITVIFCFFILWQGQTQI; this is encoded by the exons ATGGAGATAAATGAAGTACGTGACCAAGATTTGCTGGTTGACTTGGAGAAAGGCAACTGCTTGCCACCCAGGGAGGACAATAATGGGATGAAGATTAATTCAATGGCTGGACATGCAAAGACAATGCTGCATGGCTCATGGGATGATCTTGTAGCACTGAAGGAGGATAAGAGTCACCACATATCTGGCTGCTCTTCACACTGTCGAGATTCAATTGTTAAAAGTGGAGAGTCTATGACATCTGAAGGGGAGATTAAGGTTGGGCTTTTGGATAAATCAGCTGGcgataaggaaaagaaaaaatggtCCAAGAAGCCACCACGACCTCCAAGACCACCAACTGCTTCACCATTAGATCCAGCTGATCAGAAGCTCATTAGTGAACTATCTGAGCTTGCGGTGTTAAAGAGGGCTAGGATTGAGCGTATGAAGgcgttgaagaagatgaagaattCCAAACCAGCATCTTCCATCGGGAACCTGGTAGCTTTGATTATTACCGTTATCTTCTGCTTCTTCATCCTTTGGCAAG GACAAACCCAAATATAG
- the LOC117856797 gene encoding 2-oxoglutarate-dependent dioxygenase 11 encodes MAHANAGGHLEVPNVQVLAQTWNGSGEQVPPRYVRTDEADAVVAAGHALPVVDLGRLLDPRSSEEELANLGSACQQGFFQLINHGVPDDVIRDVKRDIAEFFKLPLEAKNAHAKLPDGLEGYGQVFVFSETQKLDWSDMLYLMLRPVESRDMRFWPVDPPSLRSSVDRYSAEAAKVVSCLLRFMAVDMGVEPERLLEMFGGQPQTMKVTYYPPCRQAGDVIGLSPHTDACAMTVLLHVNDVQGLQIRRDDDGKWLAIEPLDGALIVSVGDIIEILSNGRYRSVEHRAVVNPDKERIAAAMFHQPRHSIMVEPLPELVKKDGGGARYKSVGYAEFMRRFFSAKLDGRKSHLDHFRI; translated from the exons ATGGCGCACGCGAATGCAGGAGGTCATCTGGAGGTGCCCAACGTGCAGGTGCTCGCTCAGACCTGGAACGGATCAGGCGAGCAGGTGCCACCACGGTACGTCAGGACGGATGAGGCCGAcgcggtcgtcgccgccggccacgcgcTCCCGGTCGTCGATCTCGGCAGGCTGCTCGACCCGCGGTCGTCGGAAGAGGAGCTCGCAAACCTCGGCTCGGCCTGCCAGCAGGGTTTCTTTCAG CTCATCAACCATGGAGTTCCGGACGACGTGATCCGGGACGTGAAGAGAGACATAGCCGAGTTCTTCAAGCTGCCGCTCGAGGCCAAGAATGCGCACGCGAAGCTACCGGACGGCCTCGAGGGGTACGGCCAGGTCTTCGTCTTCTCCGAGACCCAGAAGCTGGACTGGTCGGACATGCTCTACCTCATGCTCCGCCCCGTCGAGTCGCGGGACATGCGATTCTGGCCCGTCGACCCTCCGTCTCTCAG GAGCTCCGTGGATCGGTactcggcggaggcggcgaaggTGGTGTCGTGCTTGCTCCGGTTCATGGCGGTGGACATGGGGGTGGAGCCGGAGCGCCTCCTGGAGATGTTCGGGGGCCAGCCGCAGACCATGAAGGTGACCTACTACCCGCCGTGCCGGCAGGCCGGCGACGTGATTGGCCTGTCGCCGCACACGGACGCCTGCGCCATGACGGTGCTGCTCCACGTCAACGACGTGCAGGGCCTGCAGATCAGGAGGGACGACGACGGCAAGTGGCTCGCCATTGAACCTCTCGACGGCGCACTCATTGTCAGCGTTGGTGACATAATCGAG ATCCTAAGCAACGGGAGGTACAGAAGCGTTGAGCACAGAGCTGTGGTGAACCCGGACAAAGAGCGCATCGCGGCGGCGATGTTCCATCAGCCGCGGCACAGCATAATGGTCGAACCCCTGCCGGAGCTCGTGAAGAAagacggcggcggagcacgGTACAAATCGGTGGGCTACGCGGAATTCATGAGGCGTTTCTTCTCGGCGAAGCTCGATGGACGAAAGAGCCACCTCGACCACTTCAGGATTTAG
- the LOC117858692 gene encoding 2-oxoglutarate-dependent dioxygenase 11 isoform X1 produces MAHAKAGASLQVPNVQELAQTWNGSGERVPDRYVRKEETAAEEVVAGRAIPVVDLSRLLDPRSSEEELANLGDACQHWGFFQLVNHGVPDEVLQDVKRDITEFFNLPLEAKKAHAQVPGGLEGYGQAFVFSETQKLDWADMIYLMISPREERDPRFWPARPPSFTGSVDRYAAETARVAASLLRSMAADLGVAPERLSEAFRGLPQSMRTTYYPPCRQASDVLGLSPHTDATGLALLLHVNDVQGLQIRKDGRWLAVDPLPGAFVVTVGDILEILSNGRYRSIEHRAVVHPDKDRISAAVFHQPCPDTTIGPLPELVKKDSGGARYKSMEYMDFMKSFFAAKLDGRRSHMDALRI; encoded by the exons ATGGCGCATGCGAAAGCAGGAGCGTCCCTGCAGGTGCCCAACGTGCAGGAACTCGCCCAGACTTGGAACGGATCAGGCGAGCGGGTGCCTGACCGGTACGTCAGGAAGGAGGAGaccgccgccgaggaggtcgtcgccggccgcgccatcCCGGTCGTCGACCTCAGCAGGTTGCTTGACCCACGGTCCTCGGAAGAGGAGCTCGCGAACCTCGGAGATGCCTGTCAGCACTGGGGTTTCTTTCAG CTCGTCAACCACGGTGTGCCGGACGAGGTGCTCCAGGACGTGAAGAGGGACATCACCGAGTTCTTCAACCTCCCGCTGGAAGCCAAGAAGGCGCACGCGCAGGTTCCGGGCGGCCTCGAGGGGTACGGCCAGGCGTTCGTCTTCTCCGAGACGCAGAAGCTGGACTGGGCGGACATGATCTACCTCATGATCAGCCCCAGGGAGGAGCGGGACCCGAGGTTCtggcccgcccggccgccgtccTTCACGGGCTCCGTCGACAGGTAcgcggcggagacggcgaggGTGGCGGCGTCCTTGCTGCGGTCCATGGCCGCGGACCTGGGCGTGGCGCCGGAGCGCCTCTCGGAGGCGTTCCGGGGGCTGCCGCAGAGCATGAGGACGACCTACTACCCGCCGTGCCGGCAGGCCAGCGACGTGCTCGGGCTGTCGCCGCACACCGACGCCACTGGCCTGGCGCTGCTGCTCCACGTCAACGATGTGCAGGGCCTGCAGATCAGGAAGGACGGCAGGTGGCTCGCCGTTGACCCTCTGCCCGGCGCTTTCGTCGTCACCGTCGGCGACATACTGGAG ATTCTAAGCAATGGGAGATACAGAAGCATTGAGCACAGGGCCGTGGTCCACCCTGACAAAGACCGCATCTCGGCGGCGGTGTTCCATCAGCCGTGCCCCGACACGACGATAGGCCCACTGCCGGAGCTGGTGAAGAAAGACAGCGGCGGGGCACGGTACAAATCCATGGAGTACATGGACTTCATGAAGAGCTTCTTCGCGGCGAAGCTCGATGGACGGAGGAGCCACATGGATGCTTTGAGGATCTAG
- the LOC117858692 gene encoding 2-oxoglutarate-dependent dioxygenase 11 isoform X2, with translation MPVSTGVSFRTHCLQLVNHGVPDEVLQDVKRDITEFFNLPLEAKKAHAQVPGGLEGYGQAFVFSETQKLDWADMIYLMISPREERDPRFWPARPPSFTGSVDRYAAETARVAASLLRSMAADLGVAPERLSEAFRGLPQSMRTTYYPPCRQASDVLGLSPHTDATGLALLLHVNDVQGLQIRKDGRWLAVDPLPGAFVVTVGDILEILSNGRYRSIEHRAVVHPDKDRISAAVFHQPCPDTTIGPLPELVKKDSGGARYKSMEYMDFMKSFFAAKLDGRRSHMDALRI, from the exons ATGCCTGTCAGCACTGGGGTTTCTTTCAG AACGCACTGCCTGCAGCTCGTCAACCACGGTGTGCCGGACGAGGTGCTCCAGGACGTGAAGAGGGACATCACCGAGTTCTTCAACCTCCCGCTGGAAGCCAAGAAGGCGCACGCGCAGGTTCCGGGCGGCCTCGAGGGGTACGGCCAGGCGTTCGTCTTCTCCGAGACGCAGAAGCTGGACTGGGCGGACATGATCTACCTCATGATCAGCCCCAGGGAGGAGCGGGACCCGAGGTTCtggcccgcccggccgccgtccTTCACGGGCTCCGTCGACAGGTAcgcggcggagacggcgaggGTGGCGGCGTCCTTGCTGCGGTCCATGGCCGCGGACCTGGGCGTGGCGCCGGAGCGCCTCTCGGAGGCGTTCCGGGGGCTGCCGCAGAGCATGAGGACGACCTACTACCCGCCGTGCCGGCAGGCCAGCGACGTGCTCGGGCTGTCGCCGCACACCGACGCCACTGGCCTGGCGCTGCTGCTCCACGTCAACGATGTGCAGGGCCTGCAGATCAGGAAGGACGGCAGGTGGCTCGCCGTTGACCCTCTGCCCGGCGCTTTCGTCGTCACCGTCGGCGACATACTGGAG ATTCTAAGCAATGGGAGATACAGAAGCATTGAGCACAGGGCCGTGGTCCACCCTGACAAAGACCGCATCTCGGCGGCGGTGTTCCATCAGCCGTGCCCCGACACGACGATAGGCCCACTGCCGGAGCTGGTGAAGAAAGACAGCGGCGGGGCACGGTACAAATCCATGGAGTACATGGACTTCATGAAGAGCTTCTTCGCGGCGAAGCTCGATGGACGGAGGAGCCACATGGATGCTTTGAGGATCTAG
- the LOC117858693 gene encoding uncharacterized protein: MALAFASHARRLLLSGAGAPARSFHAQPYQAKVGVVEFLNGVGKGVETHAAKLEEAVGGDLQRLLEARTLRLKKLGIPCKHRKLILSFAHKYRLGLWKPRAEPRKVE; encoded by the exons ATGGCTCTCGCGTTCGCATCTcacgcgcgccgcctcctcctctccggcgcTGGAGCTCCGGCGAGATCGTTCCACGCACAGCCCTACCAAG CCAAGGTTGGCGTGGTGGAGTTCCTGAACGGTGTGGGGAAGGGGGTGGAGACGCACGCAGCGAAgctggaggaggccgtgggCGGCGACCTCCAGAGGCTCCTCGAGGCCCGCACGCTAAGGCTCAAGAAGCTCGGCATCCCCTGCAAGCAT AGGAAGTTGATCTTGAGTTTTGCTCACAAGTATCGTCTTGGTCTCTGGAAGCCCCGGGCAGAACCAAGGAAAGTAGAATGA